One part of the Rutidosis leptorrhynchoides isolate AG116_Rl617_1_P2 chromosome 1, CSIRO_AGI_Rlap_v1, whole genome shotgun sequence genome encodes these proteins:
- the LOC139879214 gene encoding small ribosomal subunit protein eS30z/eS30y/eS30x-like: MGKVHGSLARAGKVRGQTPKVAKQDKKKQPRGRAHKRIQYNRRFVTAVVGFGKKRGPNSSEK; the protein is encoded by the exons ATGG GAAAGGTTCACGGATCTTTGGCTCGTGCCGGTAAAGTGAGAGGTCAAACACCAAAGGTTGCGAAGCAAGACAAGAAGAAGCAGCCACGTGGCCGTGCACATAAACGCATTCAATACAACCGTCGTTTCGTCACCGCCG TTGTTGGTTTCGGAAAGAAGAGAGGACCAAACTCATCAGAGAAATAG